In a single window of the Candidatus Celerinatantimonas neptuna genome:
- the glnL gene encoding Sensory histidine kinase/phosphatase NtrB, which yields MLETFGLNRTILDNLVTGIMLVDKNLVVKYVNPATEQLLGQSKKRLANQDLRSLITHTTLNLDILEQVSSQGQSFTDSEVTLVMDDKPSMVEFSATQIRHEQELLLLLELKPIDQQKKISQEVHQHAQQQAAKELVRSLAHEIKNPLGGLRGAAQLLEKELPNPELKEFTNIIIEQADRLRNLVDRLLGPQRPAQQGLHNIHSVLEKVRQLVELDLPESIQIIRDYDPSIPDFEMDHEQLQQAFLNIVQNAVQALRERNQGQIKLITRTSHQINIAGQRYRLAAEIKIIDDGAGIPPELTDTLFYPMVTGREGGTGLGLAIAQNLINQHKGKIDCASWPGHTEFVIYLPLRK from the coding sequence GTGCTGGAAACATTCGGTCTGAATAGAACAATATTAGATAATTTGGTGACCGGCATCATGCTGGTTGACAAAAACTTGGTTGTCAAATACGTCAACCCGGCTACAGAACAGCTGCTCGGGCAAAGTAAAAAACGCTTGGCTAACCAAGATTTACGATCACTTATCACACATACAACCCTTAACCTCGATATTCTCGAGCAAGTGTCATCGCAAGGACAAAGTTTTACCGACAGTGAAGTCACTTTAGTGATGGATGATAAACCATCGATGGTTGAGTTTTCCGCGACACAAATCCGCCATGAGCAAGAATTATTGCTTTTGCTTGAACTGAAACCTATCGATCAGCAAAAAAAAATATCTCAAGAAGTTCATCAGCATGCCCAGCAACAAGCCGCTAAAGAATTGGTTCGTTCACTTGCCCATGAAATCAAAAATCCACTTGGGGGATTACGTGGGGCAGCACAGCTTTTAGAAAAAGAGCTACCGAACCCCGAATTAAAAGAATTTACTAACATTATTATTGAACAGGCGGATCGGTTACGAAACTTAGTTGACAGATTGCTGGGCCCTCAACGTCCGGCTCAACAAGGCTTACATAACATCCACTCGGTACTGGAAAAAGTACGCCAGCTGGTTGAATTAGATTTACCAGAGTCCATTCAGATTATCCGGGACTATGATCCCAGCATACCCGACTTTGAAATGGATCATGAACAGCTGCAGCAGGCATTTTTGAATATTGTTCAAAATGCTGTTCAGGCACTACGTGAAAGAAATCAAGGGCAGATCAAACTTATTACCCGCACCTCTCATCAAATAAATATCGCAGGGCAACGTTACCGGCTGGCAGCGGAAATAAAAATTATCGACGATGGTGCAGGAATCCCACCGGAACTAACTGATACACTATTTTACCCAATGGTAACAGGACGTGAAGGCGGAACCGGTCTGGGACTGGCCATTGCACAAAATTTAATTAATCAACATAAAGGTAAAATTGACTGCGCCAGCTGGCCAGGTCATACCGAATTTGTTATTTATCTACCACTTCGTAAGTGA
- the glnG_2 gene encoding DNA-binding transcriptional regulator NtrC, whose translation MASTIWIVDDDNSIRWVLEKALSAVGYNCMSFPDGKLMLSQLEVEHPDVIISDIRMPGLDGLTLLERVHQFDSDLPVIIMTAHSDLDSAVNAYQSGAFEYLPKPFDIDEAVVLTERAVSFAREQKKQHLETEPVGATQEIIGEAPAMQEVYRAIGRLSRSSISVLINGQSGTGKELVAQALHRHSPRANLPFIALNMAAIPHDLIESELFGHEKGAFTGASNIRHGRFEQANGGTLFLDEIGDMPLDIQTRLLRVLADGQFYRVGGHSPVQVNVRIIAATHQNLEQKVADGEFREDLFHRLNVIRVLLPPLHDRSEDIPALSAHFLHRAAEELNVEPKLLHPDTQKFMTHLPWPGNVRQLENVCRWLTVMASGQEILVSDLPPELSHRHENGEAKMVEGDWRVQLQSWVETQLLAGSSDILAQAVPDFERILLTTALKHTNGHKQEAARLLGWGRNTLTRKLKELDLG comes from the coding sequence ATGGCTTCAACAATATGGATTGTGGACGACGACAACTCTATTCGCTGGGTTTTAGAAAAAGCGTTAAGTGCCGTAGGCTACAACTGTATGAGCTTTCCGGATGGAAAACTCATGCTTAGCCAGTTAGAAGTGGAACATCCAGATGTAATCATTTCTGACATACGGATGCCTGGCCTGGATGGCCTGACACTACTAGAGCGAGTCCATCAATTTGATAGTGACTTGCCGGTTATCATTATGACTGCCCACTCTGATTTAGACAGCGCAGTGAATGCCTATCAAAGTGGCGCTTTTGAATATCTGCCAAAACCGTTTGATATTGACGAAGCGGTTGTCTTAACCGAACGGGCAGTCAGCTTTGCCCGGGAACAGAAAAAACAACACCTTGAAACAGAACCAGTCGGAGCAACGCAGGAAATCATCGGTGAAGCCCCTGCCATGCAAGAAGTCTATCGAGCTATCGGGCGGTTGTCCCGCTCAAGTATCAGTGTGCTCATCAATGGTCAGTCAGGAACCGGTAAAGAACTGGTTGCTCAGGCACTACACCGCCATAGTCCCCGGGCAAATCTTCCTTTTATTGCCTTAAATATGGCCGCTATTCCCCATGATCTGATTGAATCAGAACTTTTCGGCCACGAAAAAGGAGCATTTACCGGAGCCAGTAATATTCGTCACGGCCGCTTTGAACAGGCCAACGGAGGTACACTCTTTCTCGATGAAATAGGTGACATGCCACTCGATATTCAGACCCGCCTGCTTCGGGTATTAGCAGACGGACAATTTTATCGGGTTGGCGGTCATTCCCCTGTTCAGGTTAATGTTCGTATTATTGCAGCAACACATCAAAACTTAGAGCAGAAAGTGGCCGATGGCGAATTTCGTGAAGACCTCTTCCATCGATTGAATGTCATCCGTGTTCTTTTACCCCCACTCCACGATCGCAGTGAAGATATTCCGGCACTGTCAGCCCACTTCTTACACCGGGCTGCCGAGGAATTAAATGTCGAACCCAAGCTGTTACACCCTGATACACAAAAATTTATGACACATCTGCCATGGCCCGGAAATGTCAGGCAATTAGAAAATGTCTGCCGATGGTTAACCGTCATGGCCAGTGGTCAGGAAATTTTAGTTTCAGACTTACCACCAGAGCTGAGTCACCGACATGAAAACGGCGAAGCGAAGATGGTTGAAGGAGACTGGAGAGTTCAGCTGCAGAGCTGGGTTGAAACACAGCTCTTAGCCGGGAGTAGTGATATTCTGGCCCAAGCGGTACCCGATTTTGAGAGGATTTTGTTAACAACAGCCCTCAAACATACCAATGGCCATAAACAAGAAGCCGCCCGGTTATTAGGCTGGGGGCGAAATACATTAACCCGTAAGCTCAAAGAGCTGGATTTAGGTTAA